One window of the Hyphomicrobiaceae bacterium genome contains the following:
- a CDS encoding branched-chain amino acid ABC transporter permease, whose product MPSSELLLQAVVSGVLMGGIYALIAVSLALVFGVMRVLNFAHGDLLMIAMYGVVVLNHQFGLSPYLAALVLVPVMGLFGALLFLTVIRPVLGSSPLMQAQLTIGVSFVIQSAVLMVFGADLVNTNSSFADMAYRIGGIVIGVPQLVGFVVSLLVCGLLSAFLTMTEAGHRIRATAQDPGMAWLCGIDVKRTQLFVFAGCIAILAIPAGCLMTFTYVTPSAGIRLSLLSLLVVVLGGLGDLRGAFAGGLIIGLIESLAAALLNNPAAPSLTYLVFGAALLLRPRGLFGRGSNA is encoded by the coding sequence GTGCCGAGCTCCGAGCTATTGCTGCAAGCCGTCGTGTCCGGGGTGCTGATGGGCGGCATCTATGCGCTGATCGCCGTCTCTCTCGCGCTAGTTTTCGGCGTGATGCGCGTCCTGAACTTCGCCCATGGTGATCTCTTGATGATCGCCATGTACGGCGTTGTGGTTCTCAACCATCAATTTGGGCTTTCTCCCTATCTGGCGGCCCTGGTTCTCGTTCCGGTGATGGGCCTGTTCGGAGCGCTGCTGTTTCTCACCGTCATCAGGCCGGTGCTTGGTTCCAGCCCGCTGATGCAGGCGCAGCTCACGATCGGCGTGTCCTTTGTCATTCAGAGCGCTGTGTTGATGGTGTTTGGTGCAGATCTGGTCAACACCAACTCGTCATTCGCCGATATGGCCTATCGTATCGGCGGCATCGTGATCGGCGTGCCGCAGCTCGTCGGATTCGTCGTCTCGCTTTTGGTGTGCGGACTTCTCTCGGCGTTCCTGACCATGACGGAAGCCGGACATCGCATCCGCGCAACCGCGCAGGATCCCGGCATGGCTTGGCTGTGCGGCATCGATGTCAAACGCACACAGCTCTTCGTGTTCGCGGGTTGCATCGCTATCCTCGCCATCCCGGCCGGATGCCTCATGACATTCACCTATGTCACGCCATCCGCCGGCATTCGCCTGAGCCTGCTTTCATTGCTTGTCGTCGTGCTCGGCGGGCTCGGCGACCTGCGTGGTGCGTTCGCGGGCGGTCTTATCATAGGATTGATTGAATCGCTGGCTGCGGCGCTGCTCAATAACCCGGCGGCGCCTTCGCTGACTTATCTGGTGTTTGGCGCCGCGCTACTGCTCCGGCCGCGAGGCCTGTTCGGTCGCGGAAGCAACGCATGA